A window of the Oncorhynchus mykiss isolate Arlee chromosome 15, USDA_OmykA_1.1, whole genome shotgun sequence genome harbors these coding sequences:
- the brca2 gene encoding breast cancer type 2 susceptibility protein isoform X10, producing MDIRRNMFDAFKDQIWEELGPLNPNWFEELTAKASSRDWGDTEKDNPSTAISCGQDGSFKTPLGKCPLDGDMFSTPKIFRQRRPQSPETLIEDAVFFPDQGTSATEKMDTSPCLFGKSIDSRTPSKSYRTRLHGDSFGLLDTPKHSTIFLFQQAHSAKRTSESLGAQLDPDMSWTSSLNTPVMSPTIILTKSEEHSPMCPVRIATDEQVMFVRKLFPSAKESRSTMLSPEQNDRPLCQHNGLDSHLPGVIDISPGFQDTLPGDSGSHWKQTLPDAIEDGEICSTMTGVLDGAEDVLSIFFSNKSLALQRVKTNERIKRKQSGATKKHVPTSTTEHDKVSSGRAGEYQHTRETSEPLESRTDMKSGDLATSQWTPINVPNFLGYDMDSFHHEGSSSTKHIIPQGGKSETFRDFTGSQQPDRGSSKHTVQVESALSRRRLPCTSQPEGSQLTGSVVESSLEHTFPRKTRTFVYCVQNPLLSVQEKYVTQMLPASPGTAPRGENQNMKQSKTIPDEAEFNNLNKTALDGKKPLVQKSATEENIVSQAPTKDPDLDMSQLCRVFAQDFSQVIDYSQPCSKRADAIKNGFSVSACLPAMRLRNRKLLNRLEWGQKPEHLNSGISDEMHIPGSQFSNSANTSRMKSTVCDSGFPPSTLSDVTQTESSIHPSSEKSYGNQSSRGFKTGNNWIISLPPEAIKKAKASLDDLIEENMTDVVTAASEVKPVLSCVTGSRLSTEVKFISPLNIAKRSKQTSVKLNGQVHVPTHQSNVSVSSHPGSGFKMASNKKIRFFSANLEKDEDLFKEIEDEIPAVNIPEISLPEEGNMSCGLELVDGSHLPPLLYTHQRSVNSQGPLTASQRADVSELCNLLEAADSQFEFTQFKPAKLNFYVPDGSPPHQSEKELDPDFLTGIDFDDSFNSDVEKQSVKMVTPDKKTTISHCKEICQVTTTKIKSSGASSSNSTEKSKEHVIHRRVLYIPSYSSENIAEHSFGLLTKSTNKNHLLDMDTNTSGMECERKKLDVGFKTAGGNAMIVSEKCLSKARALFADFEEKNCAPKCAVKNTEQVEISPVQYRGEVDTHVDSNVTHFHGPENKVDLKEPHDEYIDKIKVDFTHSHTHGDGGFQTASGKGVTISAKALQNTNAVFKDCDAMESSGCASEKLSKTSVVSETGSNNFERNNCGFSTARGKRLDVSAKSLLTLLNDCDELENSKPGKIPSLNAKIPSQNIQQKSDCDFKKPSIKAASISARIPFTAKTQFDSGMSHDVLGAKSKMLEPENSQTHAKDPLKNGCGFSTASGKRVSVSEGALLKAQALLSECNVDGEELSKSKKKIRVDLHNPTQKHSGCKTAGVKEVTVSPKAHKQAQALFNNCDFNMDSLISAEAKQGNIDVKSADGLMNNPGKSYCAFMTAGGENVHVSEKGILKAKSILNENLDNCTDSNAIEEAWFSDGRFLLLTEDGTGVKKGARNKSNDSDLNGDEKSCDFSTAGGKTVHMSDGALQKAKSILNECDVIENPQPENGHNVHLEKIPTKETHEISHGSAASGNGVFISEKALQHVKSVYVLGETGNVKYSVGSNPVGSHFGFSTASGKGLSVSEKALQEACDDTLARDTDPHKRSEGNRPLKVPSPHINVQRVPVKAVRLEDREVIQTIVGMEWKSSSVECQAEYSLLNFESLGFSGCSVTQRRYFAQEAMDCTKALLEDEDLTDHCPGTPIQANPMSCKGGFEMRSGIGKRSAEDLGMTDQPPLKRKLLTKFDRTVDCIRRSKLTPAKSSSDGIFKDRRVFKYNVALQPNVTRPYRAIQRCVDTRLNKPEPQKTTSDPTAEDRKPVSSKTAVFVPPFRKNVKLEPQGSSGLQDKTRAPGVFVSPFLKNNRLTREGSFKPSEDNHSPFISEMPTKTTSVPLPEYNPITDTGSDNAKESIKEQDPQNIDKTDRGDDCGHCLPVTLGGEGATAEESIAGQLAPDATGTLLDVVYDAECLQLARDMQDMRIRKKKRQTIRPLPGSLYLAKTSGVSRLTLREAVGGWHPVQHTHKQLYGYGVHRHVWDISSESAEAFRFVCRHFFRREAFVEGCIQLADGGWLIPRNDGTAGKHEFHRALCDSPGVDPKLISEDWVFNHYRWVVWKRACMERAFPEVMGSLCLTPEQVLLQLKYRYDLEVDNSKRSALRKIMERDDTAVKTLVLCVCGVVTKGHNPTRQSWSETKTKTPPGSAAGSKAKSSPVGLIWLTDGWYAIKAQLDVPLTAMLHRGRLAIGGKVLVHGAELVGSQDACSPLEAPDSLMLKIGANGTRAARWYTRLGFYSNPSPFLLPLSSLYSNGGTVGCVDIVVLRSYPTQWMEKKSDGGFVFRAGRAEEREARRHGNAKHRAMEILFAKIQAQFEKEEDGPSE from the exons ATGGACATAAGGAGAAACATGTTTGATGCTTTCAAGGATCAAATATGGGAAG AGTTGGGACCTCTGAACCCAAACTGGTTTGAAGAGCTCACTGCTAAAGCTTCCAGTCGGGATTGGGGTGATACAGAGAAAGATAATCCCAGTACTGCAATATCTTGTGGACAAGATGGTAGTTTCAAAACACCATTGGGGAAATGTCCCCTTGATGGTGATATGTTCTCTACCCCGAAGATTTTCAGGCAAAGAAGACCACAGTCTCCTGAGACATTGATAGAAGATGCAGTGTTTTTTCCTGATCAAG GAACCTCTGCAACTGAAAAAATGGACACAAGCCCATGCTTATTTGGAAAATCAATAGACAG CAGGACCCCCAGTAAATCCTATAGAACAAGGCTGCATGGAGACAGTTTTG GGCTGCTTGACACACCAAAACACTCTACG atcttTTTATTTCAGCAGGCACACTCTGCCAAACGTACATCTGAAAGTCTTGGTGCACAGTTAGACCCTGATATGTCCTGGACCAGTTCTCTCAATACACCTGTCATGTCGCCCACCATCATTTTGA CTAAAAGTGAGGAGCATAGTCCTATGTGCCCAGTAAGAATTGCTACCGATGAGCAGGTTATG TTTGTGCGAAAGCTTTTCCCTTCGGCCAAGGAGTCTAGAAGCACAATGCTGTCACCAGAACAGAATGATAGACCTCTCTGTCAACACAATG GACTAGATTCCCACTTGCCTGGTGTGATTGACATCTCCCCTGGCTTTCAAGACACGTTACCTGGTGACAGTGGCAGCCATTGGAAACAGACTTTACCAGATGCTATTGAGGACGGAGAAATCTGCAGCACAATGACCGGTGTCCTAGATGGAGCCGAGGATGTCCTCTCCATATTCTTCAGCAACAAAAGTTTGGCTTTACAACGGGTGAAGACCAACGAGAGAATCAAAAGGAAGCAAAGTGGCGCAACTAAGAAACACGTACCTACTTCTACAACGGAACATGACAAAGTATCCAGTGGGAGAGCAGGAGAATACCAACACACCAGGGAAACATCTGAGCCTCTTGAGTCCAGGACTGACATGAAGTCTGGGGATTTGGCGACTTCTCAGTGGACTCCAATAAATGTACCTAACTTTTTAGGCTATGATATGGATTCATTTCACCATGAGGGGTCTTCCTCTACTAAACACATAATTCCACAAGGTGGCAAAAGTGAAACATTCCGTGACTTCACTGGAAGCCAGCAGCCGGATCGTGGTTCCTCTAAGCACACTGTCCAGGTGGAGTCTGCTCTTTCCAGAAGAAGATTACCATGCACCAGCCAGCCAGAGGGATCTCAATTGACAGGGTCTGTAGTCGAAAGCTCTCTAGAACACACATTTCCcaggaaaacaaggacatttgtttACTGTGTCCAAAATCCACTTCTGTCAGTGCAAGAGAAATATGTTACTCAGATGTTACCTGCATCACCTGGAACTGCTCCCAGAG GTGAAAATCAGAACATGAAACAAAGTAAAACCATACCAGATGAAGCTGAGTTTAATAATCTTAACAAAACTGCCTTGGATGGGAAAAAGCCGCTAGTTCAGAAAAGTGCAACTGAAGAAAATATTGTTTCACAAGCACCAACCAAAGACCCTGATCTTGATATGTCACAGCTTTGCAGGGTATTTGCGCAAGATTTTAGCCAAGTAATTGACTACAGTCAACCATGCAGCAAAAGAGCAGATGCTATTAAAAATGGCTTCTCTGTATCAGCTTGTCTCCCAGCAATGAGACTAAGGAACAGAAAACTGTTGAATAGACTAGAATGGGGTCAGAAACCTGAACATTTGAACTCTGGCATCAGTGATGAAATGCATATTCCTGGTTCTCAGTTTAGCAACTCTGCAAACACATCTAGAATGAAGAGTACAGTGTGTGATAGCGGCTTCCCCCCCTCCACCCTTTCTGATGTCACACAAACAGAATCATCCATTCACCCTAGCTCTGAAAAAAGTTATGGAAATCAATCATCTAGAGGGTTTAAAACGGGTAACAACTGGATTATCTCTTTGCCTCCAGAAGCAATAAAGAAAGCAAAAGCATCATTAGAtgacttaattgaggaaaatatgaCTGATGTTGTTACTGCTGCCAGTGAAGTGAAacctgtgttgtcatgtgtgaCAGGAAGCCGACTGTCCACAGAAGTGAAGTTCATTAGTCCACTCAACATTGCCAAAAGGTCAAAGCAAACCAGCGTAAAATTGAATGGTCAAGTTCATGTTCCGACCCATCAGAGCAATGTTTCGGTTTCCTCACACCCTGGGTCTGGTTTCAAAATGGCCTCCAATAAGAAGATACGTTTTTTTTCAGCAAATCTGGAGAAAGACGAGGATCTGTTTAAGGAGATTGAGGATGAAATACCTGCAGTCAATATTCCCGAGATAAGCCTTCCTGAGGAAGGTAACATGTCATGTGGATTGGAGCTTGTTGATGGATCTCATTTACCACCTCTACTCTATACACACCAGAGGTCTGTTAATAGCCAAGGTCCATTGACAGCCTCACAGAGAGCTGATGTTTCAGAATTGTGCAATCTCTTAGAAGCTGCAGACAGCCAATTTGAGTTCACACAGTTTAAACCAGCAAAGCTGAACTTCTATGTTCCAGATGGTagcccccctcatcaatctgagAAAGAATTGGATCCCGACTTTCTCACAGGCATAGATTTCGATGACAGTTTCAACTCTGATGTTGAGAAGCAATCTGTGAAGATGGTCACCCCTGACAAAAAGACAACTATTTCTCATTGCAAGGAAATTTGTCAAGTAACAACcaccaaaattaaatctagtgGGGCATCATCCAGCAATTCAACAGAGAAATCCAAAGAACATGTTATCCACAGAAGAGTACTTTACATTCCCAGTTATAGCTCTGAAAACATAGCTGAGCATTCCTTTGGTTTGTTGACAAAATCCACAAACAAGAACCATCTACTCGATATGGATACGAACACCAGTGGAATGGAGTGTGAACGCAAAAAGTTGGATGTGGGTTTTAAAACTGCTGGCGGAAATGCTATGATAGTTTCAGAGAAGTGTCTGAGCAAAGCAAGGGCCTTGTTTGCAGATTTTGAGGAAAAAAACTGTGCACCCAAGTGTGCAGTAAAAAATACGGAACAAGTTGAAATTTCACCTGTTCAATATAGAGGTGAAGTTGACACACATGTTGATTCAAATGTGACACATTTTCATGGCCCTGAAAATAAAGTAGATCTGAAGGAACCACATGATGAATACATTGACAAGATTAAAGTGGACTttacacattctcacacacatgGGGATGGTGGTTTCCAGACAGCCAGTGGTAAAGGAGTGACCATCTCGGCAAAGGCCCTTCAAAACACCAATGCAGTCTTCAAAGACTGTGACGCTATGGAAAGTTCAGGTTGTGCATCAGAAAAGCTGAGCAAAACAAGTGTTGTATCAGAGACTGGCAGTAATAATTTTGAGAGAAACAATTGTGGCTTCAGCACTGCTCGAGGGAAGAGACTTGATGTTTCTGCAAAATCTCTACTGACTCTCCTGAATGACTGTGATGAATTGGAAAATTCTAAGCCAGGGAAAATCCCCAGCTTGAATGCAAAGATACCAAGTCAGAATATTCAGCAGAAAAGTGACTGTGATTTTAAGAAACCCAGTATTAAAGCAGCCTCCATATCAGCAAGGATCCCTTTTACAGCAAAAACTCAATTTGATAGTGGCATGTCACATGATGTTCTAGGGGCAAAGAGCAAAATGCTTGAACCAGAAAATTCTCAAACCCATGCTAAAGATCCTTTGAAAAATGGATGTGGGTTCAGCACTGCCAGTGGTAAAAGAGTGTCTGTGTCAGAAGGGGCGCTATTGAAAGCACAGGCTCTTTTGAGTGAATGTAATGTAGATGGAGAGGAACTTTCTAAATCAAAGAAAAAGATCAGAGTAGATCTTCATAACCCAACACAGAAGCACAGTGGATGTAAGACTGCTGGTGTCAAAGAAGTTACCGTATCACCTAAGGCCCATAAGCAAGCACAGGCTCTTTTCAACAACTGTGATTTCAATATGGACAGCTTAATCAGTGCTGAAGCAAAGCAAGGGAATATAGACGTAAAGTCTGCTGATGGTCTGATGAACAATCCAGGGAAAAGCTATTGTGCCTTCATGacagctggtggagagaatgtgCATGTATCTGAAAAAGGTATTTTGAAGGCGAAGAGCATTCTGAATGAAAACCTTGATAACTGCACAGACTCAAATGCCATTGAGGAGGCTTGGTTTTCAGATGGTAGATTTTTGTTACTCACTGAAGATGGTACAGGTGTCAAAAAAGGAGCAAGAAACAAATCAAATGATTCTGACCTCAACGGGGATGAAAAGAGCTGTGATTTCAGCACTGCCGGTGGGAAGACTGTGCATATGTCCGATGGAGCACTCCAGAAAGCAAAGTCTATTCTGAACGAATGTGATGTAATTGAAAATCCACAACCTGAGAATGGCCACAACGTGCATCTGGAAAAGATTCCAACAAAGGAAACGCATGAAATCTCTCATGGTAGTGCAGCCAGTGGGAATGGGGTGTTTATTTCAGAAAAGGCTCTTCAGCATGTGAAGTCTGTGTACGTTCTGGGTGAGACTGGTAATGTAAAATATTCAGTTGGCAGTAATCCAGTCGGAAGCCATTTTGGTTTTAGCACAGCCAGTGGTAAAGGACTGTCTGTTTCAGAGAAGGCACTTCAAGAAGCGTGTGATGATACCCTTGCCAGGGATACTGACCCTCACAAAAGATCTGAAGGAAATAGGCCACTGAAGGTCCCTTCTCCCCATATTAATGTTCAGCGTGTGCCGGTCAAAGCAGTTCGACTGGAGGACCGTGAAGTGATCCAGACCATTGTTGGAATGGAATGGAAGTCTTCATCTGTAGAATGTCAAGCGGAGTATTCCTTGTTAAATTTTGAATCCCTTGGATTCAGTGGCTGCTCTGTGACCCAGAGGAGGTACTTTGCCCAGGAGGCCATGGATTGTACCAAGGCTCTTTTAGAGGACGAAGACTTGACCGATCATTGTCCTGGAACACCAATCCAAGCTAACCCCATGTCCTGCAAGGGGGGTTTTGAGATGAGAAGTGGAATTGGGAAAAGGTCGGCAGAGGATTTAGGGATGACAG ACCAGCCTCCTCTGAAAAGAAAACTCTTGACCAAATTCGACAGAACTGTGGATTGTATTCGACGGTCAAAACTCACTCCAGCTAAAAGCAGTTCAGATG GTATATTTAAAGACAGGAGAGTCTTCAAATATAATGTGGCTCTTCAACCTAATGTCACGAGGCCATATCG CGCTATTCAGAGATGTGTAGACACAAGGCTGAATAAGCCCGAGCCACAGAAGACAACGTCAGATCCAACTGCCGAAGACCGTAAACCAGTTAGCTCCAAGACAGCTGTATTTGTCCCCCCATTCCGGAAGAATGTCAAGCTTGAGCCACAGGGGAGCAGTGGTCTTCAGGACAAGACTAGAGCGCCTGGTGTGTTTGTTTCCCCGTTTCTAAAAAACAACCGCTTAACCAGGGAGGGTTCCTTTAAGCCTTCAGAAGATAATCATTCTCCCTTCATCTCTGAAATGCCTACCAAGACCACATCTGTTCCACTTCCTGAGTACAACCCCATCACTGACACTGGTAGTGATAACGCAAAGGAGTCCATTAAGGAACAGGACCCACAAAATATTGACAAAACGGACCGAGGTGATGATTGTGGCCATTGCCTTCCTGTCACCCTAGGAGGAGAGGGTGCCACTGCAGAGGAGTCTATTGCAGGTCAGCTAGCCCCTGATGCCACCGGTACCCTTCTAGATGTTGTTTATG atgcagaGTGCTTGCAGCTTGCCCGAGACATGCAGGACATGAGGATCAGGAAGAAGAAGCGGCAGACCATTAGACCTCTCCCTGGCAGCCTGTACCTGGCCAAGACATCTGGGGTGTCCAGGCTGACCCTCAGAGAGGCTGTTGGAGGTTGGCACCCTGTACAACACACGCACAAACAG CTGTATGGCTATGGAGTGCACCGGCATGTTTGGGATATCAGCAGTGAGAGTGCTGAGGCGTTCCGCTTTGTTTGCCGACACTTCTTCAGACGCGAGGCGTTTGTAGAGGGGTGCATTCAGCTGGCCGACGGGGGTTGGCTCATTCCTCGCAACGATGGAACTGCAGGGAAACATGAGTTCCACAG AGCATTGTGTGACAGCCCTGGCGTGGACCCCAAGCTGATCAGTGAGGACTGGGTGTTCAACCACTACCGCTGGGTGGTGTGGAAACGGGCCTGCATGGAGAGGGCATTCCCAGAGGTGATGGGCAGCCTCTGTCTCACACCAGAACAGGTGCTCCTACAACTGAAATACAG gtacgACTTGGAGGTGGACAACAGCAAGAGGTCAGCTCTAAGGAAGATCATGGAGAGAGACGACACGGCagtcaagaccctggtgcttTGTGTATGTGGTGTTGTCACCAAAGGCCATAACCCAACAAG GCAGAGCTGGAGTGAGACCAAGACCAAAACCCCACCCGGGAGCGCCGCAGGGTCTAAAGCGAAGTCGTCCCCTGTAGGCTTGATCTGGCTGACGGATGGCTGGTACGCCATCAAGGCCCAGCTGGACGTCCCACTGACCGCCATGCTCCACCGGGGCCGCCTGGCGATTGGGGGAAAGGTGCTGGTCCACGGGGCCGAGTTGGTGGGATCTCAGGATGCCTGCTCCCCACTAGAGGCTCCCGACTCCCTCATGTTGAAG